One window from the genome of Hippoglossus hippoglossus isolate fHipHip1 chromosome 10, fHipHip1.pri, whole genome shotgun sequence encodes:
- the tnip1 gene encoding TNFAIP3-interacting protein 1 isoform X6: MEGKGPYRIYDPGGSEVKAREEAGGGSSYRQLLEENSILRERMKGLKSLGDLLEESQSEASKLRQRVEELVRDNEALKSSSFAASLCTGGAVQTETQSKPCLHATAEQKEEQTNCLGKTLQPEKPNEVLSEFDAVNIEGKTPDALTAGPVTGVIPPLPQENIELASQLKRLESSFSIFAEESNPNQLLAHLGRMAVEFHHLSSKVQKNEQRTSLLQTLCEQLRQENNDLRKKMEDDHHVRNQDLDHLRQENQKLKELVTGGAAASAAAGGAASSSAVTSDTEAPEAKEEPVKEESAAVRPKMEAATPQKSGKATEKTQSKPCDVEVYEKKIKLLEKQRKDVLEVNKQWDIQWNSMKSQFEQKITDLRQRLAESQKTVLELEAEREQRQRDYDKKLLLAKSKIENVQGEKECLNSETTELKQKIRYLQDQLLPLSKQREYQEKEIQRLNRALEEALNLKSPSSSQQPPGQANFADPANNLKKQELLTQIAVLKEQVKIFEEDFRKERSDRERMNEEKEDLRRQVERLQGQITNLTNQLHQAQNECQRERTERCKLERLQMHHKQVGPQGLEGWPIHFPTRMPNAAGAAAAAPPPVRDFQPVTPGFPWQSSFPQPRGTRAVGESSRPPPENADQSAAAASAAAAAAASTAAAAAAAAAAAAGGAGFGKRERQNIDPGKH, from the exons ATGGAAGGGAAAGGCCCATACCGCATCTATGATCCAGGTGGGAGTGAGGTCAAGGCCAGAGAGGAGGCCGGAGGTGGAAGCAGCTATCGACAGCTACTGGAGGAGAACAGCATACTGAGGGAAAGGATGAAGGGACTTAAGAGCTTAG GAGATTTGCTGGAAGAGTCTCAGTCGGAGGCATCGAAGCTTCGGCAGCGAGTGGAGGAACTTGTGAGAGATAATGAAGCCCTGAAGTCCTCCAGCTTCGCTGCCAGTCTGTGTACGGGAGGGGCGGTCCAAACCGAGACACAGA GTAAACCCTGTTTACACGCCACTGCAGAGCAGAAGGAGGAGCAGACAAACTGTTTAGGGAAGACCTTGCAGCCTGAGAAGCCCAAT GAGGTCTTATCAGAGTTTGACGCAGTGAATATAGAGGGGAAGACTCCAGATGCCTTGACA GCCGGGCCAGTGACGGGAGTAATCCCCCCCCTGCCTCAGGAGAACATCGAGCTAGCGAGCCAGCTGAAGAGACTAGAGAGCTCCTTCAGCATATTCGCAGAGGAGTCCAACCCGAACCAGCTGTTGGCTCACCTCGGCCGCATGGCTGTGGAGTTTCACCATCTCTCCTCAAAGGTCCAAAAGAATGAACAGAGGACCTCCCTCCTACAG actCTCTGTGAGCAGCTCAGACAAGAAAACAATGACCTTCGAAAGAAAATGGAGGATGACCATCATGTTAGGAATCAAGACTTGGACCACCTGAG ACAGGAGAACCAGAAACTCAAGGAGCTCGtcacaggaggagcagcagcatcagcagccgCAGGAGGAGCAGCATCATCATCTGCTGTAACATCTGATACTGAAGCTCCAGAGGCCAAAGAGGAGCCGGTGAAGGAGGAATCTGCTGCTGTGCGACCTAAGATGGAGGCTGCCACACCACAGAAG AGTGGAAAAGCCACAGAGAAAACCCAGAGTAAACCTTGTGATGTCGAGGTTTACGAAAAGAAGATCAAGCTTTTGGAGAAGCAGAGAAAGGAT GTACTGGAGGTGAACAAGCAGTGGGACATTCAGTGGAACTCCATGAAGtcacagtttgagcagaag ATCACAGATCTCAGACAACGGCTGGCGGAGTCCCAGAAAACTGTGCTTGAGCTGGAGGCCGAGCGAGAGCAGAGGCAGCGTGACTATGACAAGAAGCTGCTGCTAGCCAAGTCCAAGATAGAAAATGTACAG GGGGAAAAGGAGTGTCTCAACTCCGAGACCACTGAGCTGAAGCAGAAGATTCGCTACCTGCAGGATCAGCTGCTGCCCCTCAGCAAACAGAGAGAGTACCAGGAGAAGGAGATCCAGCGTCTCAATCGG GCTCTAGAGGAGGCCTTAAACCTAAAATCCCCTTCGTCCTCTCAACAACCACCTGGCCAGGCTAACTTTGCAGACCCAGCCAATAACCTGAAGAAACAGGAACTGCTCACTCAAATTGCTGTACTAAAAGAGCAG GTGAAGATCTTTGAAGAAGACTTCAGAAAAGAGAGGAGTGACAGAGAGCGAATgaatgaggaaaaagaggaTCTGAGGCGACAAGTTGAGAGACTCCAGGGTCAGATTACGAATTTGACCAATCAG ctTCATCAGGCACAGAATGAGTGTCAGAGAGAACGCACAGAGAGATGTAAGCTGGAGAGACTGCAGATGCATCACAAACAG GTGGGACCGCAGGGCCTTGAGGGCTGGCCCATACACTTCCCTACCCGGATGCCCAATGCAGCAGGCGCAGCCGCAGCAGCACCGCCCCCTGTACGAGACTTCCAGCCTGTTACCCCG GGTTTTCCGTGGCAGTCATCATTCCCACAGCCCCGAGGGACCAGAGCAGTTGGAGAGAGTTCAAGACCACCACCAGAGAATGCAG atcagtcagcagcagcagcctcggcagcagcagcagcagcagcatccacagcagcagcagcagcagccgcagcagcagccgcagcagggGGAGCAGGATTTGGAAAAAGGGAGCGACAAAACATCGACCCTGGAAAGCACTAA
- the tnip1 gene encoding TNFAIP3-interacting protein 1 isoform X5, which yields MEGKGPYRIYDPGGSEVKAREEAGGGSSYRQLLEENSILRERMKGLKSLGDLLEESQSEASKLRQRVEELVRDNEALKSSSFAASLCTGGAVQTETQSRFHRLDGKPCLHATAEQKEEQTNCLGKTLQPEKPNEVLSEFDAVNIEGKTPDALTAGPVTGVIPPLPQENIELASQLKRLESSFSIFAEESNPNQLLAHLGRMAVEFHHLSSKVQKNEQRTSLLQTLCEQLRQENNDLRKKMEDDHHVRNQDLDHLRQENQKLKELVTGGAAASAAAGGAASSSAVTSDTEAPEAKEEPVKEESAAVRPKMEAATPQKSGKATEKTQSKPCDVEVYEKKIKLLEKQRKDVLEVNKQWDIQWNSMKSQFEQKITDLRQRLAESQKTVLELEAEREQRQRDYDKKLLLAKSKIENVQGEKECLNSETTELKQKIRYLQDQLLPLSKQREYQEKEIQRLNRALEEALNLKSPSSSQQPPGQANFADPANNLKKQELLTQIAVLKEQVKIFEEDFRKERSDRERMNEEKEDLRRQVERLQGQITNLTNQLHQAQNECQRERTERCKLERLQMHHKQVGPQGLEGWPIHFPTRMPNAAGAAAAAPPPVRDFQPVTPGFPWQSSFPQPRGTRAVGESSRPPPENADQSAAAASAAAAAAASTAAAAAAAAAAAAGGAGFGKRERQNIDPGKH from the exons ATGGAAGGGAAAGGCCCATACCGCATCTATGATCCAGGTGGGAGTGAGGTCAAGGCCAGAGAGGAGGCCGGAGGTGGAAGCAGCTATCGACAGCTACTGGAGGAGAACAGCATACTGAGGGAAAGGATGAAGGGACTTAAGAGCTTAG GAGATTTGCTGGAAGAGTCTCAGTCGGAGGCATCGAAGCTTCGGCAGCGAGTGGAGGAACTTGTGAGAGATAATGAAGCCCTGAAGTCCTCCAGCTTCGCTGCCAGTCTGTGTACGGGAGGGGCGGTCCAAACCGAGACACAGAGTAGGTTCCACAGACTTGATG GTAAACCCTGTTTACACGCCACTGCAGAGCAGAAGGAGGAGCAGACAAACTGTTTAGGGAAGACCTTGCAGCCTGAGAAGCCCAAT GAGGTCTTATCAGAGTTTGACGCAGTGAATATAGAGGGGAAGACTCCAGATGCCTTGACA GCCGGGCCAGTGACGGGAGTAATCCCCCCCCTGCCTCAGGAGAACATCGAGCTAGCGAGCCAGCTGAAGAGACTAGAGAGCTCCTTCAGCATATTCGCAGAGGAGTCCAACCCGAACCAGCTGTTGGCTCACCTCGGCCGCATGGCTGTGGAGTTTCACCATCTCTCCTCAAAGGTCCAAAAGAATGAACAGAGGACCTCCCTCCTACAG actCTCTGTGAGCAGCTCAGACAAGAAAACAATGACCTTCGAAAGAAAATGGAGGATGACCATCATGTTAGGAATCAAGACTTGGACCACCTGAG ACAGGAGAACCAGAAACTCAAGGAGCTCGtcacaggaggagcagcagcatcagcagccgCAGGAGGAGCAGCATCATCATCTGCTGTAACATCTGATACTGAAGCTCCAGAGGCCAAAGAGGAGCCGGTGAAGGAGGAATCTGCTGCTGTGCGACCTAAGATGGAGGCTGCCACACCACAGAAG AGTGGAAAAGCCACAGAGAAAACCCAGAGTAAACCTTGTGATGTCGAGGTTTACGAAAAGAAGATCAAGCTTTTGGAGAAGCAGAGAAAGGAT GTACTGGAGGTGAACAAGCAGTGGGACATTCAGTGGAACTCCATGAAGtcacagtttgagcagaag ATCACAGATCTCAGACAACGGCTGGCGGAGTCCCAGAAAACTGTGCTTGAGCTGGAGGCCGAGCGAGAGCAGAGGCAGCGTGACTATGACAAGAAGCTGCTGCTAGCCAAGTCCAAGATAGAAAATGTACAG GGGGAAAAGGAGTGTCTCAACTCCGAGACCACTGAGCTGAAGCAGAAGATTCGCTACCTGCAGGATCAGCTGCTGCCCCTCAGCAAACAGAGAGAGTACCAGGAGAAGGAGATCCAGCGTCTCAATCGG GCTCTAGAGGAGGCCTTAAACCTAAAATCCCCTTCGTCCTCTCAACAACCACCTGGCCAGGCTAACTTTGCAGACCCAGCCAATAACCTGAAGAAACAGGAACTGCTCACTCAAATTGCTGTACTAAAAGAGCAG GTGAAGATCTTTGAAGAAGACTTCAGAAAAGAGAGGAGTGACAGAGAGCGAATgaatgaggaaaaagaggaTCTGAGGCGACAAGTTGAGAGACTCCAGGGTCAGATTACGAATTTGACCAATCAG ctTCATCAGGCACAGAATGAGTGTCAGAGAGAACGCACAGAGAGATGTAAGCTGGAGAGACTGCAGATGCATCACAAACAG GTGGGACCGCAGGGCCTTGAGGGCTGGCCCATACACTTCCCTACCCGGATGCCCAATGCAGCAGGCGCAGCCGCAGCAGCACCGCCCCCTGTACGAGACTTCCAGCCTGTTACCCCG GGTTTTCCGTGGCAGTCATCATTCCCACAGCCCCGAGGGACCAGAGCAGTTGGAGAGAGTTCAAGACCACCACCAGAGAATGCAG atcagtcagcagcagcagcctcggcagcagcagcagcagcagcatccacagcagcagcagcagcagccgcagcagcagccgcagcagggGGAGCAGGATTTGGAAAAAGGGAGCGACAAAACATCGACCCTGGAAAGCACTAA
- the tnip1 gene encoding TNFAIP3-interacting protein 1 isoform X4, translating into MEGKGPYRIYDPGGSEVKAREEAGGGSSYRQLLEENSILRERMKGLKSLGDLLEESQSEASKLRQRVEELVRDNEALKSSSFAASLCTGGAVQTETQSKPCLHATAEQKEEQTNCLGKTLQPEKPNAGPVTGVIPPLPQENIELASQLKRLESSFSIFAEESNPNQLLAHLGRMAVEFHHLSSKVQKNEQRTSLLQTLCEQLRQENNDLRKKMEDDHHVRNQDLDHLRQENQKLKELVTGGAAASAAAGGAASSSAVTSDTEAPEAKEEPVKEESAAVRPKMEAATPQKSGKATEKTQSKPCDVEVYEKKIKLLEKQRKDVLEVNKQWDIQWNSMKSQFEQKITDLRQRLAESQKTVLELEAEREQRQRDYDKKLLLAKSKIENVQGEKECLNSETTELKQKIRYLQDQLLPLSKQREYQEKEIQRLNRALEEALNLKSPSSSQQPPGQANFADPANNLKKQELLTQIAVLKEQVKIFEEDFRKERSDRERMNEEKEDLRRQVERLQGQITNLTNQLHQAQNECQRERTERCKLERLQMHHKQGQQQKRRTSDPTSGSVNGPLSPPYCGPFVQVGPQGLEGWPIHFPTRMPNAAGAAAAAPPPVRDFQPVTPGFPWQSSFPQPRGTRAVGESSRPPPENADQSAAAASAAAAAAASTAAAAAAAAAAAAGGAGFGKRERQNIDPGKH; encoded by the exons ATGGAAGGGAAAGGCCCATACCGCATCTATGATCCAGGTGGGAGTGAGGTCAAGGCCAGAGAGGAGGCCGGAGGTGGAAGCAGCTATCGACAGCTACTGGAGGAGAACAGCATACTGAGGGAAAGGATGAAGGGACTTAAGAGCTTAG GAGATTTGCTGGAAGAGTCTCAGTCGGAGGCATCGAAGCTTCGGCAGCGAGTGGAGGAACTTGTGAGAGATAATGAAGCCCTGAAGTCCTCCAGCTTCGCTGCCAGTCTGTGTACGGGAGGGGCGGTCCAAACCGAGACACAGA GTAAACCCTGTTTACACGCCACTGCAGAGCAGAAGGAGGAGCAGACAAACTGTTTAGGGAAGACCTTGCAGCCTGAGAAGCCCAAT GCCGGGCCAGTGACGGGAGTAATCCCCCCCCTGCCTCAGGAGAACATCGAGCTAGCGAGCCAGCTGAAGAGACTAGAGAGCTCCTTCAGCATATTCGCAGAGGAGTCCAACCCGAACCAGCTGTTGGCTCACCTCGGCCGCATGGCTGTGGAGTTTCACCATCTCTCCTCAAAGGTCCAAAAGAATGAACAGAGGACCTCCCTCCTACAG actCTCTGTGAGCAGCTCAGACAAGAAAACAATGACCTTCGAAAGAAAATGGAGGATGACCATCATGTTAGGAATCAAGACTTGGACCACCTGAG ACAGGAGAACCAGAAACTCAAGGAGCTCGtcacaggaggagcagcagcatcagcagccgCAGGAGGAGCAGCATCATCATCTGCTGTAACATCTGATACTGAAGCTCCAGAGGCCAAAGAGGAGCCGGTGAAGGAGGAATCTGCTGCTGTGCGACCTAAGATGGAGGCTGCCACACCACAGAAG AGTGGAAAAGCCACAGAGAAAACCCAGAGTAAACCTTGTGATGTCGAGGTTTACGAAAAGAAGATCAAGCTTTTGGAGAAGCAGAGAAAGGAT GTACTGGAGGTGAACAAGCAGTGGGACATTCAGTGGAACTCCATGAAGtcacagtttgagcagaag ATCACAGATCTCAGACAACGGCTGGCGGAGTCCCAGAAAACTGTGCTTGAGCTGGAGGCCGAGCGAGAGCAGAGGCAGCGTGACTATGACAAGAAGCTGCTGCTAGCCAAGTCCAAGATAGAAAATGTACAG GGGGAAAAGGAGTGTCTCAACTCCGAGACCACTGAGCTGAAGCAGAAGATTCGCTACCTGCAGGATCAGCTGCTGCCCCTCAGCAAACAGAGAGAGTACCAGGAGAAGGAGATCCAGCGTCTCAATCGG GCTCTAGAGGAGGCCTTAAACCTAAAATCCCCTTCGTCCTCTCAACAACCACCTGGCCAGGCTAACTTTGCAGACCCAGCCAATAACCTGAAGAAACAGGAACTGCTCACTCAAATTGCTGTACTAAAAGAGCAG GTGAAGATCTTTGAAGAAGACTTCAGAAAAGAGAGGAGTGACAGAGAGCGAATgaatgaggaaaaagaggaTCTGAGGCGACAAGTTGAGAGACTCCAGGGTCAGATTACGAATTTGACCAATCAG ctTCATCAGGCACAGAATGAGTGTCAGAGAGAACGCACAGAGAGATGTAAGCTGGAGAGACTGCAGATGCATCACAAACAG gggcagcagcagaaaagacGTACCTCAGACCCCACGTCAGGCTCAGTGAACGGCCCGCTGAGCCCTCCCTACTGTGGTCCCTTTGTGCAGGTGGGACCGCAGGGCCTTGAGGGCTGGCCCATACACTTCCCTACCCGGATGCCCAATGCAGCAGGCGCAGCCGCAGCAGCACCGCCCCCTGTACGAGACTTCCAGCCTGTTACCCCG GGTTTTCCGTGGCAGTCATCATTCCCACAGCCCCGAGGGACCAGAGCAGTTGGAGAGAGTTCAAGACCACCACCAGAGAATGCAG atcagtcagcagcagcagcctcggcagcagcagcagcagcagcatccacagcagcagcagcagcagccgcagcagcagccgcagcagggGGAGCAGGATTTGGAAAAAGGGAGCGACAAAACATCGACCCTGGAAAGCACTAA
- the tnip1 gene encoding TNFAIP3-interacting protein 1 isoform X8: MEGKGPYRIYDPGGSEVKAREEAGGGSSYRQLLEENSILRERMKGLKSLGDLLEESQSEASKLRQRVEELVRDNEALKSSSFAASLCTGGAVQTETQSKPCLHATAEQKEEQTNCLGKTLQPEKPNEVLSEFDAVNIEGKTPDALTAGPVTGVIPPLPQENIELASQLKRLESSFSIFAEESNPNQLLAHLGRMAVEFHHLSSKVQKNEQRTSLLQTLCEQLRQENNDLRKKMEDDHHVRNQDLDHLRQENQKLKELVTGGAAASAAAGGAASSSAVTSDTEAPEAKEEPVKEESAAVRPKMEAATPQKSGKATEKTQSKPCDVEVYEKKIKLLEKQRKDVLEVNKQWDIQWNSMKSQFEQKITDLRQRLAESQKTVLELEAEREQRQRDYDKKLLLAKSKIENVQGEKECLNSETTELKQKIRYLQDQLLPLSKQREYQEKEIQRLNRALEEALNLKSPSSSQQPPGQANFADPANNLKKQELLTQIAVLKEQVKIFEEDFRKERSDRERMNEEKEDLRRQVERLQGQITNLTNQLHQAQNECQRERTERCKLERLQMHHKQGFPWQSSFPQPRGTRAVGESSRPPPENADQSAAAASAAAAAAASTAAAAAAAAAAAAGGAGFGKRERQNIDPGKH; encoded by the exons ATGGAAGGGAAAGGCCCATACCGCATCTATGATCCAGGTGGGAGTGAGGTCAAGGCCAGAGAGGAGGCCGGAGGTGGAAGCAGCTATCGACAGCTACTGGAGGAGAACAGCATACTGAGGGAAAGGATGAAGGGACTTAAGAGCTTAG GAGATTTGCTGGAAGAGTCTCAGTCGGAGGCATCGAAGCTTCGGCAGCGAGTGGAGGAACTTGTGAGAGATAATGAAGCCCTGAAGTCCTCCAGCTTCGCTGCCAGTCTGTGTACGGGAGGGGCGGTCCAAACCGAGACACAGA GTAAACCCTGTTTACACGCCACTGCAGAGCAGAAGGAGGAGCAGACAAACTGTTTAGGGAAGACCTTGCAGCCTGAGAAGCCCAAT GAGGTCTTATCAGAGTTTGACGCAGTGAATATAGAGGGGAAGACTCCAGATGCCTTGACA GCCGGGCCAGTGACGGGAGTAATCCCCCCCCTGCCTCAGGAGAACATCGAGCTAGCGAGCCAGCTGAAGAGACTAGAGAGCTCCTTCAGCATATTCGCAGAGGAGTCCAACCCGAACCAGCTGTTGGCTCACCTCGGCCGCATGGCTGTGGAGTTTCACCATCTCTCCTCAAAGGTCCAAAAGAATGAACAGAGGACCTCCCTCCTACAG actCTCTGTGAGCAGCTCAGACAAGAAAACAATGACCTTCGAAAGAAAATGGAGGATGACCATCATGTTAGGAATCAAGACTTGGACCACCTGAG ACAGGAGAACCAGAAACTCAAGGAGCTCGtcacaggaggagcagcagcatcagcagccgCAGGAGGAGCAGCATCATCATCTGCTGTAACATCTGATACTGAAGCTCCAGAGGCCAAAGAGGAGCCGGTGAAGGAGGAATCTGCTGCTGTGCGACCTAAGATGGAGGCTGCCACACCACAGAAG AGTGGAAAAGCCACAGAGAAAACCCAGAGTAAACCTTGTGATGTCGAGGTTTACGAAAAGAAGATCAAGCTTTTGGAGAAGCAGAGAAAGGAT GTACTGGAGGTGAACAAGCAGTGGGACATTCAGTGGAACTCCATGAAGtcacagtttgagcagaag ATCACAGATCTCAGACAACGGCTGGCGGAGTCCCAGAAAACTGTGCTTGAGCTGGAGGCCGAGCGAGAGCAGAGGCAGCGTGACTATGACAAGAAGCTGCTGCTAGCCAAGTCCAAGATAGAAAATGTACAG GGGGAAAAGGAGTGTCTCAACTCCGAGACCACTGAGCTGAAGCAGAAGATTCGCTACCTGCAGGATCAGCTGCTGCCCCTCAGCAAACAGAGAGAGTACCAGGAGAAGGAGATCCAGCGTCTCAATCGG GCTCTAGAGGAGGCCTTAAACCTAAAATCCCCTTCGTCCTCTCAACAACCACCTGGCCAGGCTAACTTTGCAGACCCAGCCAATAACCTGAAGAAACAGGAACTGCTCACTCAAATTGCTGTACTAAAAGAGCAG GTGAAGATCTTTGAAGAAGACTTCAGAAAAGAGAGGAGTGACAGAGAGCGAATgaatgaggaaaaagaggaTCTGAGGCGACAAGTTGAGAGACTCCAGGGTCAGATTACGAATTTGACCAATCAG ctTCATCAGGCACAGAATGAGTGTCAGAGAGAACGCACAGAGAGATGTAAGCTGGAGAGACTGCAGATGCATCACAAACAG GGTTTTCCGTGGCAGTCATCATTCCCACAGCCCCGAGGGACCAGAGCAGTTGGAGAGAGTTCAAGACCACCACCAGAGAATGCAG atcagtcagcagcagcagcctcggcagcagcagcagcagcagcatccacagcagcagcagcagcagccgcagcagcagccgcagcagggGGAGCAGGATTTGGAAAAAGGGAGCGACAAAACATCGACCCTGGAAAGCACTAA
- the tnip1 gene encoding TNFAIP3-interacting protein 1 isoform X10, producing MAVEFHHLSSKVQKNEQRTSLLQTLCEQLRQENNDLRKKMEDDHHVRNQDLDHLRQENQKLKELVTGGAAASAAAGGAASSSAVTSDTEAPEAKEEPVKEESAAVRPKMEAATPQKSGKATEKTQSKPCDVEVYEKKIKLLEKQRKDVLEVNKQWDIQWNSMKSQFEQKITDLRQRLAESQKTVLELEAEREQRQRDYDKKLLLAKSKIENVQGEKECLNSETTELKQKIRYLQDQLLPLSKQREYQEKEIQRLNRALEEALNLKSPSSSQQPPGQANFADPANNLKKQELLTQIAVLKEQVKIFEEDFRKERSDRERMNEEKEDLRRQVERLQGQITNLTNQLHQAQNECQRERTERCKLERLQMHHKQGQQQKRRTSDPTSGSVNGPLSPPYCGPFVQVGPQGLEGWPIHFPTRMPNAAGAAAAAPPPVRDFQPVTPGFPWQSSFPQPRGTRAVGESSRPPPENADQSAAAASAAAAAAASTAAAAAAAAAAAAGGAGFGKRERQNIDPGKH from the exons ATGGCTGTGGAGTTTCACCATCTCTCCTCAAAGGTCCAAAAGAATGAACAGAGGACCTCCCTCCTACAG actCTCTGTGAGCAGCTCAGACAAGAAAACAATGACCTTCGAAAGAAAATGGAGGATGACCATCATGTTAGGAATCAAGACTTGGACCACCTGAG ACAGGAGAACCAGAAACTCAAGGAGCTCGtcacaggaggagcagcagcatcagcagccgCAGGAGGAGCAGCATCATCATCTGCTGTAACATCTGATACTGAAGCTCCAGAGGCCAAAGAGGAGCCGGTGAAGGAGGAATCTGCTGCTGTGCGACCTAAGATGGAGGCTGCCACACCACAGAAG AGTGGAAAAGCCACAGAGAAAACCCAGAGTAAACCTTGTGATGTCGAGGTTTACGAAAAGAAGATCAAGCTTTTGGAGAAGCAGAGAAAGGAT GTACTGGAGGTGAACAAGCAGTGGGACATTCAGTGGAACTCCATGAAGtcacagtttgagcagaag ATCACAGATCTCAGACAACGGCTGGCGGAGTCCCAGAAAACTGTGCTTGAGCTGGAGGCCGAGCGAGAGCAGAGGCAGCGTGACTATGACAAGAAGCTGCTGCTAGCCAAGTCCAAGATAGAAAATGTACAG GGGGAAAAGGAGTGTCTCAACTCCGAGACCACTGAGCTGAAGCAGAAGATTCGCTACCTGCAGGATCAGCTGCTGCCCCTCAGCAAACAGAGAGAGTACCAGGAGAAGGAGATCCAGCGTCTCAATCGG GCTCTAGAGGAGGCCTTAAACCTAAAATCCCCTTCGTCCTCTCAACAACCACCTGGCCAGGCTAACTTTGCAGACCCAGCCAATAACCTGAAGAAACAGGAACTGCTCACTCAAATTGCTGTACTAAAAGAGCAG GTGAAGATCTTTGAAGAAGACTTCAGAAAAGAGAGGAGTGACAGAGAGCGAATgaatgaggaaaaagaggaTCTGAGGCGACAAGTTGAGAGACTCCAGGGTCAGATTACGAATTTGACCAATCAG ctTCATCAGGCACAGAATGAGTGTCAGAGAGAACGCACAGAGAGATGTAAGCTGGAGAGACTGCAGATGCATCACAAACAG gggcagcagcagaaaagacGTACCTCAGACCCCACGTCAGGCTCAGTGAACGGCCCGCTGAGCCCTCCCTACTGTGGTCCCTTTGTGCAGGTGGGACCGCAGGGCCTTGAGGGCTGGCCCATACACTTCCCTACCCGGATGCCCAATGCAGCAGGCGCAGCCGCAGCAGCACCGCCCCCTGTACGAGACTTCCAGCCTGTTACCCCG GGTTTTCCGTGGCAGTCATCATTCCCACAGCCCCGAGGGACCAGAGCAGTTGGAGAGAGTTCAAGACCACCACCAGAGAATGCAG atcagtcagcagcagcagcctcggcagcagcagcagcagcagcatccacagcagcagcagcagcagccgcagcagcagccgcagcagggGGAGCAGGATTTGGAAAAAGGGAGCGACAAAACATCGACCCTGGAAAGCACTAA